Proteins from a genomic interval of Gordonia sp. SL306:
- a CDS encoding MCE family protein, producing MRSFTERVRNSLSRPIENWNKVIIGAVALVAIVVVALGLIKIGSAGVGKHSVRAQFAQAAGLTPGDSVSVAGVPVGTVKDTRLDHTFVTVTMEVGDDVPLGSDTRASIKLTTLLGSRYIEISPAGPGSLSDDLIPLSHTAVPYDLQQVMQNATTTFEQVDAEKIGTSMTTLSRQLDGTPELIPQVLTNIQSLSTILADRRGQIGSLLTSTQKLTAVVRRQESGLGQLMTQGRDLLRALLTRQVMIDRLLNSTTVLANQLRQVVVADRSGLDKLVTNLDGLLDSLRRNDKLLRNTLEILPVPVRNFANVTGTGNETDFTSLTGPLIDSWMCAISKQANLANLPPYFKDCR from the coding sequence ATGAGATCCTTCACCGAGCGTGTCCGCAACTCGTTGTCCCGGCCCATCGAGAACTGGAACAAGGTGATCATCGGCGCCGTCGCGCTGGTTGCCATCGTGGTGGTCGCCCTCGGGCTGATCAAGATCGGCTCCGCCGGCGTCGGCAAGCATTCGGTCCGGGCCCAGTTCGCCCAGGCCGCCGGCCTCACGCCCGGCGATTCGGTCAGTGTCGCAGGCGTTCCGGTCGGCACGGTCAAGGACACCCGGCTCGACCACACCTTCGTCACCGTGACGATGGAGGTGGGCGACGACGTCCCCCTGGGATCGGACACACGCGCATCGATCAAGCTGACGACTCTGCTCGGCTCCCGATACATCGAGATCTCACCTGCCGGCCCCGGCTCGCTGTCCGACGATCTCATCCCCCTGTCCCACACCGCTGTCCCGTACGACCTGCAACAGGTCATGCAAAACGCGACAACGACTTTCGAGCAGGTCGATGCCGAGAAGATCGGGACGTCGATGACCACGTTGTCGCGGCAGCTCGACGGCACACCCGAGCTGATCCCGCAGGTCCTCACCAACATCCAGAGCCTGTCGACGATCCTCGCCGATCGTCGGGGGCAGATCGGTTCCCTGCTGACCAGCACCCAGAAGCTCACGGCAGTCGTCCGCAGGCAAGAGTCCGGTCTCGGTCAGCTCATGACGCAGGGACGTGATCTGTTGCGTGCGTTACTGACCCGACAGGTGATGATCGATCGGCTCCTCAACTCGACAACGGTGCTGGCCAATCAGCTCCGCCAGGTGGTCGTCGCCGACCGGTCGGGTCTCGACAAATTGGTCACCAACCTCGACGGCCTCCTGGACAGCCTGCGGCGCAACGACAAGCTGCTGCGCAACACCCTCGAGATCCTTCCGGTGCCCGTGCGGAACTTCGCGAACGTCACCGGGACCGGCAACGAGACAGACTTCACCTCCCTGACGGGCCCGCTGATCGATTCGTGGATGTGCGCGATCTCCAAGCAGGCAAACCTCGCCAACCTCCCGCCCTACTTCAAGGACTGCCGATGA
- a CDS encoding MlaD family protein yields the protein MTSTTDGRSFATSGASAFRTGFLEVPARGIVSATRRGRRHRLGLSAIGLFVVLVLGIGYLVFGVFHSSPAASPIVVRVQLKESGGLLAGQNVTLRGVPVGRVRQVDLTRDGVVAQAEIDSSVQIPVRGEVRVAGLSLAGEQYLDFRPTTSSGPFLDDGTVISADQTTTPVPLANVLDDLSGTLEQIDPEKLRTITHELGVSSQGSERLADIIDGGTFLISTLDSVLPQTVSLLKTSRTVLTTLGQGAPALTETSEDLSHLMAGAARKQNGYRTLLRRTPAALRATDAIIADNAPTMVQLLGNLATVTQMAYVHIPALNEFFFPKDRDGSTLGALSTTMRDGGIWAAVNIYPRNTCDYGLPRLPPSQPDHPEPYLYTYCNNPDPSVLIRGARNAPRPPGDDTAGPPPGAAPDARSSPSPTGPQSIPLPFAGPALPSKP from the coding sequence ATGACGTCGACAACCGATGGCCGTTCGTTCGCGACGTCCGGCGCCTCGGCCTTCCGTACCGGCTTCCTGGAGGTCCCGGCACGCGGCATCGTGTCGGCCACCCGACGGGGGCGCAGGCATCGGCTCGGGTTGTCCGCAATCGGGCTGTTCGTCGTGCTCGTCCTGGGCATCGGATATCTCGTGTTCGGCGTCTTCCACAGCTCGCCCGCAGCTTCTCCGATCGTGGTCCGCGTGCAGCTCAAGGAATCCGGCGGCCTGCTCGCCGGCCAGAACGTCACACTCCGCGGCGTTCCGGTCGGCCGGGTGCGGCAGGTGGACCTCACCCGCGACGGTGTCGTCGCGCAGGCCGAGATCGACTCGAGCGTCCAGATCCCGGTGCGGGGCGAGGTCCGCGTGGCCGGCCTGTCGCTGGCGGGCGAACAGTATCTCGACTTCCGTCCCACCACGTCGTCGGGGCCGTTCCTCGACGACGGAACGGTGATCTCGGCGGACCAGACCACCACCCCGGTCCCGCTCGCGAATGTCCTCGACGACCTCAGCGGCACACTCGAGCAGATCGACCCGGAGAAACTGCGGACCATCACGCATGAACTCGGCGTCTCGTCGCAGGGTTCGGAAAGGCTCGCCGACATCATCGACGGCGGGACGTTCCTGATCTCCACCCTCGATTCCGTTCTGCCGCAGACGGTGAGTCTGTTGAAGACGAGCCGCACCGTGCTGACCACCCTGGGCCAGGGAGCACCGGCCCTCACCGAGACGTCCGAGGATCTCAGCCATCTGATGGCGGGCGCCGCGCGCAAGCAGAACGGCTACCGGACGCTGCTGAGACGCACTCCCGCAGCACTGCGGGCCACCGATGCGATCATCGCCGACAACGCGCCCACGATGGTGCAGCTGCTGGGCAATCTCGCAACCGTGACACAGATGGCCTACGTGCACATCCCCGCTCTCAACGAATTCTTCTTCCCCAAGGATCGGGACGGATCCACTCTCGGCGCACTGAGCACCACCATGCGAGACGGCGGCATCTGGGCCGCGGTGAACATCTATCCGCGCAACACGTGCGATTACGGGCTGCCGCGCCTGCCACCGTCACAACCCGATCACCCGGAACCCTATCTGTACACCTACTGCAACAACCCCGACCCGTCGGTGCTGATCCGGGGTGCCCGCAATGCCCCCCGACCGCCGGGCGACGACACCGCAGGCCCACCACCCGGCGCCGCGCCCGACGCCCGATCGAGCCCCTCACCGACTGGGCCGCAGTCGATTCCACTGCCCTTCGCCGGGCCCGCATTGCCGTCCAAACCCTGA
- the cysD gene encoding sulfate adenylyltransferase subunit CysD — MSSTADATGHRVHHGYELTHLDALEAESVHIIREVAATFERPVLLFSGGKDSVVMFHLARKAFWPAPVPFPLMHVDTGHNFDEVIDFRDRVVEQTGVRLVVSSVQDDIDAGRVVEDTGPGTSRNRLQTTALLRGITENRFDAVFGGARRDEEKARAKERVFSFRDEFGAWDPRAQRPELWHLYNGRHHKGEHIRVFPLSNWTELDIWQYIGAEHIELPPIYYAHEREVIPRDGMLLAKTRFLQQYPGEETRTETVRFRTVGDATCTGCVLSGADTIEKVVEEIEITRVTERGATRADDRISEAGMEDRKKEGYF; from the coding sequence GTGTCGAGCACGGCAGACGCGACAGGTCATCGCGTGCACCACGGGTACGAATTGACCCACCTGGATGCGCTCGAGGCCGAGTCGGTCCACATCATCCGCGAGGTTGCCGCCACTTTCGAGCGCCCGGTACTGCTGTTCTCCGGTGGCAAGGACTCGGTGGTGATGTTCCACCTGGCGCGCAAGGCATTCTGGCCGGCCCCGGTGCCGTTCCCGCTGATGCATGTCGACACCGGACACAATTTCGACGAGGTCATCGATTTCCGTGACCGGGTGGTCGAGCAGACCGGTGTGCGACTGGTGGTCAGCTCCGTCCAGGACGATATCGATGCGGGTCGTGTCGTCGAGGACACCGGTCCGGGTACGAGCCGCAACCGGCTGCAGACCACCGCACTCCTTCGTGGCATCACCGAGAATCGTTTCGACGCGGTGTTCGGCGGCGCGCGGCGGGACGAGGAGAAGGCGAGGGCCAAGGAGCGGGTGTTCAGTTTCCGTGACGAGTTCGGTGCCTGGGACCCGCGCGCCCAACGCCCGGAACTCTGGCACCTCTACAACGGCAGGCATCACAAGGGCGAGCACATCCGGGTGTTCCCGCTGAGCAACTGGACCGAGCTCGACATCTGGCAGTACATCGGCGCCGAGCACATCGAACTCCCGCCGATCTACTACGCGCACGAGCGCGAGGTCATCCCGCGCGACGGCATGTTGCTCGCCAAGACCCGATTCCTGCAGCAGTACCCGGGGGAGGAGACGAGGACCGAGACGGTCCGCTTCCGTACCGTCGGCGACGCCACATGCACGGGCTGCGTCCTCAGCGGGGCCGACACCATCGAGAAGGTGGTCGAGGAGATCGAGATCACCCGGGTCACCGAACGGGGTGCCACCCGCGCCGACGACCGCATCTCCGAAGCGGGTATGGAGGATCGGAAGAAGGAGGGGTACTTCTGA
- a CDS encoding 3'(2'),5'-bisphosphate nucleotidase CysQ codes for MSTDRVLAGDLATAAGELLLEIRAASGLSGKELGKAGDLRSDEFILARLAAERPDDAVLSEESADDKQRLTAPRVWIVDPVDGTREYGTEGRTDWAVHVALWSATDGLIAGAVALPALGVTYLDDTEPVTPTGGLAAVPAGDRPRVVVSASRPPAFSAPVADAIGGEVLAMGSAGAKAMAVVRGEADAYVHAGGQYEWDSAAPVAVAQAKGLWCGRIDGSDLVYNRDDTYLPDLVICRPELRDVIIGITSADA; via the coding sequence TTGTCCACCGATCGTGTGCTCGCCGGTGATCTGGCCACCGCCGCGGGAGAACTGCTCCTCGAGATCCGTGCCGCCAGCGGGCTCTCCGGAAAGGAACTCGGCAAGGCGGGCGATCTCCGGTCCGACGAGTTCATCCTGGCGCGACTGGCGGCCGAGCGGCCGGATGACGCGGTGCTATCCGAGGAATCAGCCGACGACAAGCAGAGATTGACCGCGCCGCGGGTCTGGATCGTCGATCCGGTCGACGGCACGAGGGAATACGGCACCGAAGGTCGCACCGACTGGGCAGTACACGTCGCGCTGTGGTCGGCGACCGACGGGCTGATCGCGGGTGCGGTGGCACTCCCGGCTCTCGGCGTCACCTATCTCGACGACACCGAACCGGTGACTCCGACCGGCGGACTCGCGGCCGTGCCTGCGGGGGATCGGCCGCGGGTGGTGGTGAGCGCTTCTCGTCCGCCCGCCTTCTCTGCGCCGGTCGCCGACGCCATCGGCGGCGAGGTGCTGGCGATGGGGTCTGCCGGTGCCAAGGCCATGGCGGTCGTCCGGGGCGAGGCCGACGCCTACGTGCATGCGGGCGGCCAATACGAGTGGGATTCGGCGGCACCCGTTGCGGTGGCCCAGGCGAAAGGCCTGTGGTGCGGCCGAATCGACGGCTCGGACCTCGTCTACAACCGCGACGACACCTACCTGCCCGACCTGGTGATCTGCCGTCCGGAACTGAGGGACGTGATCATCGGGATCACCTCCGCCGACGCCTGA
- a CDS encoding MlaD family protein — translation MRYSTIVRLLVAALCMCTLAGCGVGLADLPLPKKGTESGATYTLRAEFANALNLPEEAKVKLNGADVGSVQSMSVRYYVAVVTMHVADEVKLPRGTRAELRSATPLGDVFVALQPPKPLTTDTADLGDGDTIPLHDTGAATTVEEILSTSALLVNGGVLRDLTKIVNGLGRTVGNRGDQLSDLIARSTRLISALSARSGDIRNALRQTDALVSTVSAQQKTVNDSLAAAGPALDVISSNSDQILTLVDQIGQISTQLSRYPSIATGKTQNLVANLNTLSKGLNDAATAPGADLTKMNSLLAPVIKITNSTAAHVNADLQDLSVGALADPRHRADPGARLPDVTDVGNFVGTITYTLEKLRKKLEPPR, via the coding sequence ATGAGGTACTCGACGATCGTCCGACTGTTGGTGGCGGCCCTCTGCATGTGCACGCTCGCCGGGTGCGGCGTCGGCCTCGCCGACCTCCCGTTGCCCAAGAAGGGAACCGAATCGGGCGCGACCTATACGTTGCGCGCCGAGTTCGCGAACGCGCTGAACCTTCCCGAGGAGGCAAAGGTCAAACTCAATGGCGCGGATGTGGGTTCGGTCCAGAGCATGTCCGTGCGCTACTACGTCGCCGTGGTGACCATGCACGTCGCGGACGAGGTGAAGCTGCCACGGGGCACCCGAGCCGAACTGCGCTCGGCCACTCCGCTCGGCGACGTCTTCGTCGCCCTGCAGCCGCCGAAGCCGCTCACCACAGACACCGCCGACCTCGGCGACGGTGACACGATCCCGCTGCACGACACCGGCGCCGCGACCACCGTCGAGGAGATCCTCTCCACCTCGGCGCTGCTGGTGAACGGGGGCGTCTTGCGTGACCTGACCAAGATCGTCAACGGCCTGGGGCGAACCGTGGGCAATCGTGGTGACCAATTGTCGGACCTGATCGCACGATCGACCCGGTTGATCTCCGCGTTGTCCGCACGCTCGGGCGACATCCGTAATGCGCTGCGCCAGACCGACGCTCTGGTCTCCACCGTGTCGGCGCAGCAGAAGACGGTCAACGATTCGCTCGCCGCCGCCGGACCCGCGCTCGATGTCATCTCGTCGAACTCGGATCAGATCCTGACCCTGGTCGATCAGATCGGACAGATCAGCACCCAGCTGTCGCGCTATCCGTCGATCGCCACCGGCAAGACACAGAATCTGGTGGCCAACCTCAACACCCTCTCGAAGGGACTCAATGACGCCGCGACGGCACCCGGGGCAGACCTGACCAAGATGAACTCGTTGCTCGCTCCGGTCATCAAGATCACGAATTCCACGGCGGCTCACGTCAATGCCGACCTGCAGGACCTGTCGGTCGGCGCGCTGGCCGACCCCCGGCACCGCGCCGATCCGGGAGCCCGACTACCCGACGTCACCGATGTCGGGAACTTCGTCGGGACCATCACGTACACCTTGGAGAAGCTGCGCAAGAAGCTGGAGCCGCCGCGATGA
- the cysC gene encoding adenylyl-sulfate kinase, translating to MPKELLRLATAGSVDDGKSTLIGRLLFDSKSIFTDQLESIERTSAERGDEYANLALLTDGLRAEREQGITIDVAYRYFTTPRRKFIIADTPGHVQYTRNMVTGASTSDLAMILIDARKGVLEQTRRHAFLSSLLGIPHLTICVNKMDLVDWSQERFDEICDDFVAFAAKLNVIDLTFIPMSALQGDNVVEQSVNMPWYEGRPLLNHLENVYIASDRNLIDARMPVQYVIRPQRSDGADHRAYAGTVAGGVFSRGDEIVVLPGGFSTTITEIWGPGGTKVDEAFATMAVSIELADEIDIVRGDMLARPNNRPYVGRDLDAMVCWFADDTELRPGNRYQMMCGTRLTRAQVSGLNYRLDVNTLHRDEEATSLGLNEIARITVHTQQPVMFDAYRKNRETGSFILIDEGSNKTVAAGMITAPVSKDSHVVWQTTKVSREQRTHQGATIWLTGLSGSGKSSLAVELERRLVAESRPAYLMDGDNLRHGLNVDLGFSDDDRRENIRRTSEVAALFADAGAIAIVSLISPFAEERQRAREIHAQRRLPFFEIFVDTPLEVCEERDPKGLYAKARRGEISQFTGIDSPYERPGHADVVVTPSDGSPVDVAESIIRNLGL from the coding sequence ATGCCCAAAGAACTGCTTCGCCTGGCGACGGCCGGATCGGTCGACGACGGCAAGTCGACCCTCATCGGCAGACTGCTCTTCGATTCGAAGAGCATCTTCACCGACCAACTCGAATCCATCGAGCGCACAAGCGCCGAGCGTGGTGACGAGTATGCGAACCTCGCGCTTCTCACCGACGGTCTGCGGGCCGAACGCGAGCAAGGCATCACGATCGACGTCGCCTACCGGTACTTCACGACCCCGAGGCGTAAGTTCATCATCGCCGACACGCCTGGACACGTGCAGTACACGCGCAACATGGTCACCGGCGCCTCGACCTCCGACCTGGCGATGATCCTCATCGACGCCCGCAAAGGCGTGCTGGAACAGACTCGGCGGCACGCGTTCCTCTCCTCACTCCTCGGCATCCCGCACCTGACGATCTGCGTGAACAAGATGGACCTCGTCGACTGGTCGCAGGAGCGGTTCGACGAGATCTGCGACGACTTCGTCGCCTTTGCCGCGAAGCTCAACGTCATCGATCTCACCTTCATCCCGATGTCTGCGTTGCAGGGCGACAACGTGGTCGAGCAGTCGGTGAACATGCCGTGGTACGAGGGCCGGCCGTTGCTGAACCACCTCGAGAACGTCTACATCGCCTCGGACCGCAACCTGATCGACGCGCGGATGCCGGTGCAGTACGTCATCCGGCCGCAGCGCAGCGACGGTGCCGACCACCGCGCCTACGCGGGCACGGTGGCCGGTGGCGTGTTCTCGCGAGGCGATGAGATCGTCGTCCTGCCAGGGGGATTCAGCACGACCATCACCGAGATTTGGGGGCCCGGCGGCACCAAGGTGGACGAGGCGTTCGCGACGATGGCGGTGTCGATCGAACTCGCCGACGAGATCGACATCGTGCGTGGCGACATGCTGGCGCGTCCGAACAACCGTCCGTACGTCGGCCGTGACCTCGACGCGATGGTGTGCTGGTTCGCCGACGACACCGAACTGCGTCCGGGCAACCGTTATCAGATGATGTGCGGCACGCGGTTGACCCGCGCGCAGGTGAGCGGTCTGAATTATCGCCTCGACGTCAACACCCTGCACCGTGACGAGGAGGCGACCAGCCTCGGGCTCAACGAGATCGCGCGGATCACCGTGCACACCCAGCAGCCGGTGATGTTCGACGCCTACCGCAAGAACCGGGAGACCGGCAGCTTCATCCTCATCGACGAGGGGAGCAACAAGACGGTCGCGGCGGGCATGATCACCGCGCCGGTCAGCAAGGACAGTCACGTGGTGTGGCAGACCACCAAGGTGTCGCGTGAACAGCGGACGCACCAGGGTGCCACCATCTGGCTCACCGGACTGTCCGGTTCCGGCAAGTCCTCGTTGGCCGTCGAGCTCGAACGCCGACTGGTGGCCGAGAGCCGTCCCGCGTACCTGATGGACGGCGACAACCTCCGACATGGCCTCAACGTCGACCTCGGATTCTCCGACGACGACCGTCGGGAGAACATCCGCCGAACCAGTGAGGTCGCCGCCCTGTTCGCCGATGCGGGGGCGATCGCGATCGTCTCGCTGATCAGTCCGTTCGCGGAGGAGAGGCAGCGGGCGCGCGAGATCCATGCGCAACGGCGACTGCCGTTCTTCGAGATCTTCGTGGACACCCCGCTCGAGGTGTGTGAAGAACGTGACCCGAAAGGCCTGTACGCCAAGGCACGCCGCGGCGAGATCAGCCAGTTCACCGGAATCGACTCGCCATACGAACGTCCCGGCCATGCCGACGTGGTGGTGACACCATCGGATGGTTCGCCGGTCGACGTGGCCGAATCGATCATCCGAAACCTGGGACTGTAG
- a CDS encoding GAF domain-containing protein — protein MSFEIPAPTGSVDARYDELVEAARALVADESDLVANAANLSALVFHSLPDLNWAGFYFYDGSELVVGPFQGRPACVRIPLDRGVCGAAARTRTTQRVADVHAVPDHIACDAASRSELVIPLIGTELIGVFDLDSPVPDRFGLADQRGLEAIAQVLVDSQR, from the coding sequence ATGAGCTTCGAGATCCCTGCGCCGACGGGGTCGGTCGACGCGCGATACGACGAACTCGTCGAGGCAGCCCGCGCGTTGGTCGCCGACGAGTCCGACCTGGTCGCGAATGCCGCCAATCTGTCGGCGCTGGTGTTCCATTCGCTCCCCGATCTCAACTGGGCGGGTTTTTATTTCTACGACGGCAGCGAACTCGTCGTCGGCCCGTTCCAGGGTCGGCCGGCATGTGTGCGCATCCCGCTCGATCGCGGCGTGTGCGGGGCCGCGGCACGAACGCGCACCACGCAACGCGTCGCCGACGTCCACGCGGTCCCCGACCACATCGCCTGTGATGCGGCCAGTCGCTCTGAGCTGGTGATACCGCTGATCGGGACGGAACTGATCGGGGTGTTCGATCTCGACAGCCCGGTCCCCGATCGTTTCGGCCTCGCCGACCAGCGAGGTCTCGAGGCGATCGCGCAGGTCCTCGTCGACTCCCAGAGGTGA
- a CDS encoding MCE family protein, with translation MSIRKPLIGLILFLLVSLALTSTVYVTLQRDVSEDTKSYSAVFTDITGLKAGDDVRMAGIRVGRVDSVGLDGTAARVSFRVDSDQVVDGSTKASIVYQNIVGQRYVGLSRGEFPHPTPLKGGEIPLAHTEPSFDISALLNGFEPLFSVLDPKQVDNVTEALIRALQGDSSSITTLVAETSSLAESVAGPDQVLGDVISNLSRVVGTFAAQRSNIDTVLVSSRRIFEQMSAQRDSFIGSLDKTAQVADRASTLARGALPEAQQMLSRQPGFLGHFLANKDEFAYLGFNLPPLLKGLARTTQAGAYIDTYLCNFNVTLVPALSTVIPSIVAHATPGGKVTQSPICR, from the coding sequence ATGAGCATCCGGAAGCCCCTCATCGGGTTGATTCTCTTCCTCCTCGTGTCGCTGGCATTGACCTCGACGGTCTACGTCACCCTTCAACGTGACGTCTCGGAGGACACGAAGAGCTACAGCGCGGTGTTCACCGACATCACCGGACTCAAGGCAGGCGATGACGTCCGCATGGCCGGGATCCGCGTCGGACGGGTCGACTCGGTCGGTCTTGACGGGACCGCGGCACGCGTCTCGTTTCGAGTCGACTCCGATCAGGTCGTCGACGGGAGCACCAAGGCCTCGATCGTCTACCAGAACATCGTCGGGCAACGCTACGTCGGCCTGTCTCGCGGAGAGTTTCCCCACCCCACGCCGCTGAAAGGCGGCGAGATCCCCCTCGCGCACACCGAGCCCTCCTTCGACATCTCCGCATTGCTGAACGGATTCGAGCCCTTGTTCAGCGTCCTCGATCCGAAGCAGGTCGACAACGTCACCGAGGCGTTGATCCGGGCCCTGCAGGGAGATTCGTCATCGATCACCACCCTGGTCGCCGAGACGTCGTCCCTCGCCGAATCGGTCGCCGGACCCGATCAGGTGCTCGGCGACGTCATCTCCAACCTGTCCCGTGTGGTCGGGACGTTCGCGGCCCAGCGCAGCAACATCGACACCGTCCTCGTCAGCTCTCGCCGGATCTTCGAACAGATGTCCGCACAACGTGATTCATTCATCGGCTCGCTCGACAAGACCGCGCAGGTCGCCGATCGCGCATCGACGCTCGCCCGTGGGGCGTTACCCGAGGCGCAGCAGATGCTCTCGCGCCAACCCGGTTTCCTCGGCCACTTCCTCGCCAACAAGGACGAGTTCGCCTACCTCGGTTTCAATCTGCCACCGCTGTTGAAAGGCCTGGCACGGACCACACAGGCGGGCGCGTACATCGACACCTACCTGTGCAACTTCAACGTGACCCTGGTACCCGCGTTGAGCACGGTCATCCCGTCGATCGTCGCCCACGCGACGCCGGGTGGCAAAGTCACACAATCCCCGATCTGCAGGTGA
- a CDS encoding MCE family protein — translation MTRGRIIKVALLAVAVLLVVGVARSCTDDDHTISVVAQFDNASGLYEGNAVAVLGMPVGKVTKITPHAGFVDVAMDISSDTPVPADASAVTVSTSVLTDRHVELTPVYQGGPQLQDNAHLGLTRTRTPVEVDRMLAMADKLSVQLQGDNRGGGPVADLLNVSAAMTSGNGPDIRSALGSLSRALAMGSDHGEQTRNAITDIVDDMSSLSATAARNDATIREFGSSVQQMSDLFADQNIGWGTTGAKINAVLGEATDLMQQRRKDVADTVSGATTVTRALADYRRSLSEFLDVAPLVMDNAYNTIDQKAGIARVHAQLEKVFFDGRLVKEVCNVLGMRQLGCSTGTLRDFGPDFGMDGMLEAMAGKPQ, via the coding sequence ATGACCCGGGGTCGAATCATCAAGGTGGCACTGCTCGCCGTAGCGGTCTTGCTGGTCGTCGGCGTCGCCCGGTCGTGCACCGACGACGACCACACGATCTCCGTCGTCGCGCAGTTCGACAACGCCTCCGGGCTCTACGAGGGCAACGCGGTCGCTGTCCTCGGGATGCCGGTCGGCAAGGTCACCAAGATCACCCCGCATGCCGGGTTCGTCGACGTGGCCATGGACATCAGTTCGGACACACCGGTTCCGGCCGACGCGTCCGCCGTGACGGTCTCCACGTCGGTACTGACCGACCGGCATGTCGAGCTCACCCCCGTCTATCAGGGCGGTCCCCAGTTGCAGGACAATGCCCACTTGGGCCTGACCAGGACCAGGACCCCCGTCGAGGTCGACCGGATGCTGGCCATGGCCGACAAACTGTCGGTCCAACTGCAGGGCGACAATCGCGGCGGCGGGCCGGTCGCCGACCTGCTGAACGTGAGTGCGGCGATGACGTCGGGGAACGGGCCGGACATCCGGTCGGCCCTCGGCTCGCTGTCTCGTGCGCTGGCGATGGGCTCCGATCACGGGGAGCAGACGCGCAACGCGATCACCGACATCGTCGACGACATGTCGTCGCTCTCCGCGACCGCTGCCCGAAACGATGCCACCATCCGCGAGTTCGGATCGTCGGTCCAACAGATGTCAGATCTGTTCGCGGACCAGAACATCGGGTGGGGCACCACCGGCGCCAAGATCAACGCGGTTCTCGGCGAGGCGACCGACCTGATGCAGCAGCGTCGCAAGGATGTCGCGGACACGGTCTCGGGCGCCACCACGGTCACGCGAGCCCTCGCGGACTACCGGAGATCGTTGTCGGAGTTCCTCGACGTCGCGCCGCTGGTGATGGACAACGCGTACAACACGATCGATCAGAAGGCCGGAATCGCCCGGGTCCACGCCCAGCTCGAGAAGGTCTTCTTCGACGGACGACTCGTCAAGGAGGTCTGCAACGTCCTCGGGATGCGTCAACTCGGTTGTTCGACGGGAACGTTGCGCGACTTCGGGCCCGACTTCGGCATGGACGGGATGCTCGAAGCGATGGCGGGGAAGCCGCAATGA